A window of the Rhizobium viscosum genome harbors these coding sequences:
- a CDS encoding DeoR/GlpR family DNA-binding transcription regulator has translation MLAEQRRHQIMLELQRTGQARTTQLAENFGVSEVTIRSDLEILDAKKQLIKTHGGAIALPASSPAAAFEERMNRNFDAKRRIAQMAARQIIDNQSIVFDSGSTLLQVAMQMPPVNNVVVATTAMNIAQHLMYRPGLDVHMIGGRVFPSTVSTIVSDSDKAVGGLVAHQAFLSAHAIDHAFDVVDVSEDIARTKRNLVRMARRVILVADSSKWDIGASSKAFSLSRVDLIITDTGMPQGIRSRLDKLGVEVRYV, from the coding sequence ATGCTTGCGGAACAACGGCGACATCAGATCATGCTGGAACTTCAGCGGACCGGCCAGGCACGCACCACGCAGCTGGCGGAAAACTTCGGCGTCTCCGAGGTGACAATCAGATCCGACCTGGAAATTCTGGATGCCAAGAAGCAGCTCATCAAAACGCATGGCGGCGCGATCGCATTGCCGGCCAGCTCGCCCGCGGCAGCCTTCGAAGAACGGATGAACCGCAATTTCGATGCCAAACGGCGCATCGCGCAGATGGCGGCACGCCAGATCATCGACAACCAGTCCATCGTGTTCGACAGCGGCTCGACACTGCTGCAGGTCGCCATGCAAATGCCCCCGGTCAATAACGTCGTGGTGGCCACAACCGCCATGAATATCGCGCAGCATCTGATGTATCGGCCGGGGCTGGACGTGCATATGATAGGCGGCCGGGTCTTTCCCAGCACAGTGAGCACGATCGTCTCGGATTCCGACAAGGCGGTCGGCGGTCTTGTCGCCCACCAGGCGTTCCTCAGCGCTCATGCCATCGATCACGCATTCGATGTCGTCGATGTCTCAGAAGACATTGCGCGCACAAAACGCAATCTGGTCCGCATGGCGAGGCGCGTCATCCTCGTGGCGGATTCCAGCAAGTGGGATATCGGCGCTTCGTCAAAGGCATTTTCGCTTTCCCGGGTCGATCTGATCATCACCGACACCGGAATGCCGCAGGGGATTCGCAGTCGACTGGACAAGCTGGGGGTCGAAGTGCGCTATGTGTAG
- a CDS encoding LacI family DNA-binding transcriptional regulator yields MNKMTIKTMDDFARSCGVSRPTLSRYFDNPSSVKPGTRKRIEDALSASDYRPNLYARNLNRKRTRNIGILVPVITDPFYAEMVNRLELLVRGEGYWPIVISSHGLPDLEAEAVNTLLSLKAAGAIIAPLGLSSEPGIFEKLRESIPIVYFDTFIEGDTPFIGNNNAQSVATIVDYLCRSGEPPAYFDIPHVNHNSGERLASYIATMKSLNLEPVVFGATESYGWDFERMGYEQTDAMIAAGALPGRTILCANDRLAFGAMSAAHSRGLRVGRRSDSDLRIAAHDDHPLSRYTCPPLTTMAQDFTAMARGSVDTLLSMLDEDNDATQVVARKIILDGTLVMRQSA; encoded by the coding sequence ATGAACAAGATGACGATCAAAACCATGGACGATTTCGCCCGGTCCTGTGGCGTTTCTCGTCCAACACTTTCGCGGTATTTCGATAACCCGAGCAGCGTAAAGCCGGGGACGCGCAAACGCATCGAGGACGCGCTATCGGCATCGGACTACCGGCCCAATCTCTATGCCCGCAACCTTAATCGCAAGAGGACACGGAACATTGGCATTCTCGTGCCTGTCATCACAGATCCATTCTATGCCGAAATGGTCAACCGTCTGGAATTGCTTGTCCGTGGTGAAGGTTACTGGCCAATCGTCATTTCGTCCCACGGCTTGCCGGATCTTGAAGCCGAGGCTGTGAACACGCTTCTATCCTTGAAGGCTGCCGGCGCGATCATCGCGCCTCTCGGTCTCTCTTCCGAGCCTGGCATCTTCGAAAAACTCCGGGAGAGCATCCCCATTGTCTACTTCGATACATTCATCGAAGGCGACACGCCGTTCATCGGCAATAACAACGCCCAAAGCGTTGCGACGATTGTCGACTATCTCTGCCGATCGGGCGAACCGCCTGCATATTTCGACATTCCGCATGTCAATCACAATTCCGGGGAGCGGCTGGCAAGCTATATCGCCACGATGAAGTCGCTCAATCTCGAACCGGTCGTGTTTGGCGCCACCGAGAGCTACGGCTGGGATTTCGAACGGATGGGATATGAGCAGACCGACGCAATGATCGCGGCTGGAGCGCTTCCGGGCAGGACGATCCTCTGCGCGAACGACCGCCTCGCCTTCGGCGCGATGTCAGCCGCCCACTCGCGCGGCCTTCGCGTCGGCCGCCGGAGCGATAGCGATCTTCGCATCGCCGCCCATGACGACCACCCTCTCAGCCGCTATACCTGCCCGCCGCTGACGACAATGGCGCAAGACTTCACCGCCATGGCGCGCGGCAGCGTCGACACACTGCTTTCGATGCTGGACGAAGACAATGACGCCACGCAGGTCGTTGCACGAAAAATCATCCTCGACGGTACATTGGTGATGCGTCAGTCGGCGTGA
- a CDS encoding alpha/beta hydrolase, with translation MKDRLDPGAAHVLALGRAANQPPFERGTVNEARAAYDAGCPTLQGDREPVAAIEDRTIAGTDGPIPLRIYRGVGAPNADAPALLYLHGGGWVVGTLESHDEICRWFANIGACIVFCPDYRLAPEHKFPAGLEDCLSALAYVVEQASALGIDPDRIAVAGDSAGGNLAAVLSLLARDGVARKISAQLLLYPNTDAGQTADSYVRFSEGYGLTASTMRWFRDHYVRDAADIGDWRVSPLRVGNVAGVPSAFVAIAGHDILADEGEAYARRLAVAGVPVILRRWQDQIHGFVSMGRHIPVARRAVEEAVAGWRSLVDHAD, from the coding sequence ATGAAAGATCGATTGGATCCCGGCGCCGCGCATGTCCTGGCGCTCGGCCGCGCCGCAAACCAGCCACCCTTCGAGCGCGGGACGGTAAACGAGGCGCGCGCCGCCTATGACGCGGGTTGCCCGACATTACAGGGCGATCGCGAGCCGGTCGCGGCCATCGAGGACAGAACGATCGCCGGGACGGACGGCCCGATCCCGCTCAGGATCTACCGAGGCGTGGGCGCTCCGAACGCGGATGCGCCGGCACTTCTCTACCTTCACGGCGGCGGCTGGGTCGTCGGCACGCTTGAATCTCATGACGAGATCTGCCGGTGGTTTGCGAATATCGGCGCCTGCATCGTATTTTGCCCGGACTATCGGCTGGCGCCCGAGCACAAGTTCCCGGCGGGCCTGGAAGACTGCCTATCGGCGCTTGCCTATGTGGTGGAGCAGGCAAGCGCGCTCGGTATCGATCCGGATCGGATCGCGGTTGCCGGCGATAGTGCCGGCGGCAATCTGGCCGCGGTCCTGTCTCTTCTCGCGCGGGATGGCGTTGCCCGGAAAATCTCGGCGCAACTTCTGCTCTATCCCAACACCGATGCCGGACAGACGGCCGACAGCTATGTCAGGTTTTCAGAAGGATACGGTTTGACTGCCTCGACGATGCGCTGGTTCCGGGACCACTACGTCCGGGATGCGGCTGATATCGGCGATTGGCGCGTCTCACCCCTGCGCGTCGGGAATGTCGCGGGCGTGCCATCGGCCTTCGTCGCGATTGCGGGCCATGATATCCTCGCAGACGAAGGGGAGGCCTATGCCCGACGGCTTGCCGTGGCGGGTGTCCCTGTAATCCTGCGGCGTTGGCAGGACCAGATCCATGGCTTCGTTTCCATGGGGCGGCATATTCCGGTGGCGCGGCGGGCGGTGGAAGAGGCGGTTGCCGGATGGCGCAGCCTCGTCGATCACGCCGACTGA
- a CDS encoding Gfo/Idh/MocA family protein, translating into MKAYPGTRLGIGVIGCGNISMTYLHNAALFAGVELKACADISSDMSALRAKEYGIRAMEVDALLADPEVDLVLNLTIPAVHFDVTMAALSAGKHVFTEKPLATSAAEGRKLVAEARRRALLLGSAPDTFLGAAGRRARGLMDAGAIGRPVSGTAFMFGRGMEHWHPNPQFYYQPGGGPMFDMGPYYLTMLVNLLGPVKSVMAMATKGQEERLITADGPFKNTTFKVGTPTNVLSLLEFQSGATVNFGASWDVFRHSNHPIELHGTEGSLRLPDPDTFGGTVSLSERGTEWKNFESGDELYGAPNWPYSAPDRANYRMLGVADLVRALGEGRAPRASGDLALHVLEIMEATLASSEARSAVAIAGTVTQPPLLGEDEAHSLLA; encoded by the coding sequence ATGAAAGCATATCCGGGAACCAGGCTGGGCATCGGCGTTATCGGCTGCGGCAATATCTCGATGACCTACCTGCATAACGCCGCCCTGTTTGCCGGAGTCGAATTGAAGGCCTGTGCCGACATCTCATCCGACATGTCGGCGCTGAGGGCGAAGGAATATGGCATCCGGGCGATGGAGGTCGACGCGCTCTTGGCCGACCCCGAAGTCGACCTTGTCCTGAATCTCACCATCCCGGCCGTCCATTTCGACGTGACGATGGCAGCACTTTCTGCAGGCAAGCACGTCTTCACCGAAAAGCCGCTCGCGACGTCGGCCGCCGAGGGCCGCAAGCTGGTGGCTGAAGCCAGACGTCGCGCTCTTCTGTTAGGTTCGGCTCCCGATACATTCCTTGGCGCCGCCGGCCGGCGTGCACGAGGCCTGATGGATGCAGGTGCGATCGGTCGCCCGGTCAGCGGCACCGCCTTCATGTTCGGCCGCGGCATGGAACATTGGCATCCCAATCCGCAATTCTATTATCAACCCGGTGGCGGGCCGATGTTCGACATGGGTCCCTATTATCTGACGATGCTGGTCAATCTGCTAGGCCCGGTGAAGAGCGTCATGGCGATGGCGACGAAAGGCCAGGAAGAACGGCTGATCACGGCTGATGGGCCCTTCAAGAACACGACGTTCAAAGTGGGCACGCCGACCAACGTGCTCTCGCTTCTCGAGTTTCAATCGGGCGCAACGGTGAATTTCGGTGCGTCGTGGGACGTCTTCCGGCACTCCAATCATCCGATCGAGCTGCACGGCACGGAAGGTTCGTTGCGCTTGCCAGATCCCGATACGTTCGGCGGAACGGTCTCGCTTTCCGAGCGCGGCACCGAATGGAAGAATTTTGAAAGCGGGGACGAACTGTATGGCGCCCCGAATTGGCCGTATAGCGCTCCCGACCGCGCCAATTATCGCATGCTGGGCGTTGCCGATCTCGTCCGCGCGCTTGGCGAGGGCAGGGCGCCGCGCGCCTCCGGCGATCTGGCCCTTCATGTTCTCGAGATCATGGAAGCGACCCTGGCATCCAGCGAGGCCAGGAGCGCGGTTGCGATTGCGGGCACAGTCACGCAACCGCCACTGCTCGGCGAAGATGAAGCCCACAGCCTGCTTGCTTGA
- a CDS encoding sugar phosphate isomerase/epimerase family protein, whose amino-acid sequence MSIRDLKVGCQTFTWEMLGKNWNGGPDDLLEAIAEGGYAGIEITDTMIGRYADSPDDFAASLKKHGLTLVSFAIGSKSGFTVRQEIENDLRTTQRWIDLAAAFSGALVSIGSATVVSEGPREAKFEIAAEFYNRAGELGKASGVDIAVHPSSHHNTLLFDRADYDRIFSLIDKNLVGWVPDTGHILRGHDDILDTLRTYQDRIRYLHLKDVDPNGKWAMLGKGVCDTPAVIDIVAAAPRFNGWLVLEEESDTAAADPATAVKTNRETMRRYGA is encoded by the coding sequence ATGAGTATCAGAGACCTGAAAGTTGGTTGCCAGACGTTCACCTGGGAAATGCTCGGGAAAAACTGGAATGGCGGCCCGGACGATCTGCTGGAAGCCATTGCGGAGGGCGGCTACGCGGGTATCGAGATTACCGACACGATGATCGGCCGCTACGCAGATAGTCCCGATGATTTCGCCGCGAGCCTGAAGAAACATGGCCTGACGCTCGTGTCTTTCGCCATCGGCTCAAAAAGCGGCTTCACCGTCAGGCAAGAGATCGAGAATGACCTCAGGACGACGCAGCGCTGGATCGATCTCGCGGCCGCCTTTTCCGGCGCCCTCGTTTCGATAGGCTCGGCGACGGTGGTTTCCGAAGGACCGCGGGAGGCGAAATTCGAAATCGCCGCGGAATTCTACAATCGGGCCGGCGAACTGGGCAAAGCTTCCGGCGTGGATATCGCTGTGCATCCGAGCTCGCACCACAACACGCTGCTGTTCGACCGCGCCGATTACGACAGGATCTTCTCGCTCATCGACAAGAACCTTGTCGGCTGGGTGCCGGATACCGGCCATATTCTGCGCGGCCACGACGATATTCTGGATACCCTGCGGACCTATCAGGACCGCATCCGCTATCTGCATCTCAAGGACGTGGATCCGAACGGCAAGTGGGCCATGCTTGGCAAAGGGGTCTGCGATACGCCTGCCGTGATCGACATCGTCGCTGCTGCGCCGCGCTTCAATGGCTGGCTGGTCCTGGAAGAGGAATCAGACACGGCCGCTGCCGACCCTGCGACTGCCGTAAAGACGAACCGCGAAACGATGCGCCGCTACGGCGCCTGA
- a CDS encoding Gfo/Idh/MocA family protein, with the protein MIRKEDRRLRVGVLGCGPIAQFAHLESCVKAGNADLYAICDAAPDLLARMGATYEPQKMYADYDEMLADPELEAVIIATSDAYHVPMSIKALDAGKHVLCEKPTGVTIEEGRALADAVKRSGKVLQVGHMKRFDPALEAARDFVRDDIGEIFALKAWYCDSTHRYTNTDAVQPLPITSKFARKPSGNPKADLRQYFMLAHGSHLVDTARFLCGEIVAVRARLLERAGAYCWFVETEFANGALGHLDLTVAVRMDWHEGFQLYGENGSVIAKTFNPWYLRASEVEIFHEKDATTRKPLGADGHFFRRQLEGLADTVLNGAPMRGADIEDGIASIRAMVAIARSVETGERVELATVTGSV; encoded by the coding sequence ATGATCCGTAAGGAAGACCGGCGGCTGCGTGTGGGCGTGCTCGGCTGCGGCCCGATCGCGCAGTTCGCCCATCTCGAATCCTGCGTGAAGGCTGGGAATGCCGACCTTTACGCAATTTGTGACGCAGCACCCGACCTGCTTGCGCGTATGGGCGCGACATACGAACCTCAGAAGATGTATGCCGATTATGACGAGATGCTCGCCGATCCCGAGCTCGAAGCCGTCATCATCGCCACATCAGACGCCTATCACGTGCCGATGTCGATCAAGGCGCTCGATGCCGGAAAGCACGTGCTCTGCGAGAAGCCGACCGGTGTGACGATCGAGGAGGGCCGAGCGCTTGCCGACGCCGTCAAGCGCTCCGGCAAAGTGCTGCAGGTCGGTCACATGAAGCGTTTCGACCCGGCGCTGGAGGCTGCCCGGGATTTTGTCCGTGATGATATCGGCGAGATCTTCGCGCTAAAAGCCTGGTACTGCGACTCCACCCACCGCTACACCAACACTGACGCGGTCCAGCCGCTGCCGATCACCAGCAAATTCGCCCGAAAACCTTCCGGAAATCCCAAGGCTGACCTGCGCCAGTATTTCATGCTGGCGCATGGCTCGCATCTCGTCGATACCGCCCGCTTCCTGTGTGGCGAGATCGTCGCGGTGCGAGCCCGCCTTCTCGAGCGTGCCGGCGCCTATTGCTGGTTCGTGGAAACCGAGTTCGCCAATGGCGCGCTCGGTCATCTCGATCTGACGGTCGCAGTCCGCATGGACTGGCATGAGGGCTTCCAGCTCTATGGCGAAAACGGTTCGGTGATCGCCAAGACCTTCAATCCCTGGTACCTCAGGGCAAGTGAAGTCGAGATCTTCCACGAAAAGGATGCGACGACCCGCAAGCCACTGGGTGCCGACGGGCACTTCTTCCGCCGGCAACTGGAAGGGCTCGCCGATACCGTGCTGAACGGCGCGCCGATGCGCGGCGCCGATATAGAGGACGGCATTGCCTCCATCCGCGCCATGGTCGCCATCGCCCGCTCGGTCGAAACGGGCGAACGCGTCGAACTCGCAACGGTCACGGGATCGGTCTGA
- a CDS encoding sugar phosphate isomerase/epimerase family protein: MQLGIFAKTFPGTDPERVLSAVRNSGFATTQFNLACVGLPSMPDEVAPETIGAIQAASEETGVSLAALSGTYNMAHPDKSVRERGLKQLGVVIETAAALQIPLVTLCTGSRHAQDQWMHHPDNALSSAWADMAAEMEKALELAERYDIDLGIEPEQANIVTSAVDAVRLIGEMGSRRLRIVLDPANLFEQATPAEVSDIVDRAIDISAGYVAMAHAKDRYADGRFATVGQGIVDFPAFIDGLRVTGFDGALVTHGLAAEEAPAVARFLTDLIR; this comes from the coding sequence ATGCAGCTTGGCATCTTTGCAAAGACCTTCCCCGGCACAGACCCCGAGCGCGTGCTCTCGGCCGTGCGTAACAGCGGATTTGCGACGACGCAGTTCAATCTCGCCTGCGTCGGCCTGCCGTCGATGCCGGATGAAGTGGCGCCGGAAACGATTGGCGCGATCCAGGCGGCATCTGAAGAGACCGGCGTTTCGCTCGCGGCACTTTCAGGCACCTATAACATGGCCCATCCGGACAAATCCGTGCGGGAAAGGGGGCTCAAACAGCTTGGCGTGGTGATCGAAACGGCTGCGGCCTTGCAGATTCCGCTGGTGACGCTCTGCACCGGCAGCCGGCATGCCCAAGACCAATGGATGCATCATCCGGACAATGCGCTTTCGTCCGCCTGGGCCGATATGGCGGCCGAAATGGAAAAAGCGCTGGAACTTGCCGAGCGGTACGACATCGATCTCGGCATTGAGCCGGAACAAGCAAACATCGTCACCTCCGCCGTTGATGCGGTGCGACTGATCGGAGAGATGGGCTCGAGGCGCCTGCGCATCGTGCTCGATCCGGCAAACCTCTTCGAGCAGGCGACGCCGGCCGAAGTGTCCGACATCGTCGACAGGGCGATCGATATCTCGGCCGGGTACGTAGCGATGGCCCATGCGAAGGATCGTTATGCCGATGGCCGCTTCGCGACAGTAGGTCAAGGTATCGTCGATTTCCCTGCCTTCATCGACGGCCTGCGCGTGACCGGTTTCGACGGTGCGCTCGTCACGCACGGTCTTGCGGCGGAAGAGGCACCCGCCGTCGCCAGGTTCCTTACGGATCTGATCCGATGA
- a CDS encoding alpha/beta fold hydrolase, which translates to MKVQITLRRDDADLSVHDFGTGKALLFQHGLGGNEAQVAQVLPKGLDWRRITTECRGHGSSTLGTQRPFSIAMFAADVIAAADEKGIDRFIAGGISMGAAIALHLAKTHPERVVGLILVRPAWSFARAPDNLAPIRKIAALLRSHPLAEGQALFAGSATAERLRVEAPDNLASLLGYFERPDALAFADVLDDIASDGTGVSQEDAAKLAIPTLVLGNRQDAIHPLAVARLTADALPNAHFLEVPAKAADAEAHFAAVRTLIQQFLITEFKHRSVAQP; encoded by the coding sequence ATGAAGGTGCAGATCACCCTCAGGCGAGATGATGCCGACCTGTCCGTCCACGACTTCGGGACAGGCAAAGCCTTGCTCTTTCAACATGGGCTCGGAGGCAATGAGGCGCAGGTCGCACAGGTTCTCCCCAAGGGGCTCGACTGGCGGCGGATCACGACCGAGTGCCGCGGACATGGCAGCTCGACGCTCGGAACGCAGCGCCCCTTCTCGATTGCGATGTTCGCAGCCGACGTCATCGCCGCGGCGGACGAAAAGGGAATAGACCGGTTCATTGCCGGCGGCATCTCCATGGGCGCGGCCATCGCGCTACATCTGGCAAAAACGCACCCCGAGCGCGTCGTCGGCCTCATCCTTGTCCGCCCGGCCTGGTCCTTTGCCCGCGCGCCCGACAATCTGGCGCCGATCCGCAAGATCGCAGCCTTGCTTCGATCTCATCCACTTGCCGAAGGCCAGGCGCTTTTTGCCGGGTCGGCGACAGCGGAACGCCTGCGGGTGGAAGCGCCAGACAATCTCGCCTCCCTGCTCGGTTATTTCGAGCGCCCGGATGCGTTAGCCTTTGCCGACGTACTTGATGACATCGCCTCGGATGGCACCGGCGTTTCGCAAGAAGACGCGGCAAAGCTTGCTATTCCGACCCTCGTCCTCGGCAACCGGCAGGATGCCATTCACCCTCTCGCCGTTGCACGGTTGACGGCTGACGCGCTTCCAAATGCGCATTTCCTCGAAGTGCCGGCAAAGGCAGCGGATGCGGAAGCTCATTTCGCCGCGGTCCGAACTTTGATCCAGCAATTCCTCATCACAGAATTCAAACATCGGAGCGTCGCTCAGCCATGA
- a CDS encoding ribulose-phosphate 3-epimerase codes for MTSKSLSGGTIAALPRHRLLGEFSLWSADLANMERDLHRIEPYVDLHHIDVADARFTPGFLFFPDFVARIAKLTAKPIHVHLMVEAEIVEEQTRQFIEAGADLVSVHAENGEAGLRAVALAKELGAEAGVVLRLETPVAKAEPFLTEVAFFTLLGTSIGVKGQSLSDKACDRLREARSLMKRAGREKDIVLAADGGIREQTVPLLRAAGAETVVLGSLAFGDMDLPGRIAWLHALEIRP; via the coding sequence ATGACATCGAAATCTCTCTCGGGCGGCACCATCGCCGCATTGCCCCGGCATAGGCTGCTCGGCGAGTTTTCGCTCTGGTCCGCAGATCTTGCCAATATGGAGCGCGACCTTCATCGCATCGAACCCTATGTCGATCTCCACCATATCGACGTTGCCGACGCGCGCTTCACACCCGGCTTCCTGTTCTTCCCGGATTTCGTCGCCCGCATCGCCAAATTGACGGCAAAACCGATCCACGTGCACCTAATGGTCGAAGCTGAGATCGTCGAGGAGCAGACGCGCCAGTTCATCGAGGCGGGCGCCGATCTCGTCAGCGTTCATGCCGAGAACGGTGAAGCAGGCTTGCGCGCGGTGGCACTCGCAAAGGAGCTTGGGGCCGAAGCCGGTGTCGTTCTGCGGCTGGAAACTCCGGTCGCCAAGGCAGAGCCGTTTCTCACCGAGGTCGCTTTCTTCACGCTGCTCGGGACCTCGATCGGCGTCAAGGGACAAAGCCTTTCGGACAAAGCCTGCGACCGGTTGCGCGAAGCGCGGTCGCTGATGAAGCGTGCCGGACGTGAAAAGGACATTGTTCTTGCGGCGGACGGCGGCATCCGCGAACAGACCGTTCCACTGTTGCGCGCAGCAGGCGCGGAGACGGTCGTGCTCGGATCGCTGGCGTTCGGCGACATGGATCTGCCGGGGCGTATCGCCTGGCTGCATGCCCTGGAGATCCGGCCCTGA
- a CDS encoding ROK family protein has product MSRVALAFDLGGTELRAALVGDGGTLLAFASVPTRARDGPDAVIEQITMLAEKTCSERPDARPLGIGIGAPGPLDPVAGILTAPPTLSGWREVPLARLLQDRLNLPVRLENDANAAALGEWRFGAGRGVASLVFVTVSTGIGGGVISDGRIVHGRRGLAGEIGHMTITSESEQCLCGAVGCFEAVASGTALGRRATALTKPGDGSVLRALSHDGDVTGQHVVEAARGGDGAALALIDREARWLGIGFTNLLHLYSPDMIVMGGGISHGYDLLRKPIEATIQERAMPAYRDVPVVPAQLGKHAGLIGAASLIFLN; this is encoded by the coding sequence ATGAGCAGAGTTGCGCTTGCATTCGATCTGGGTGGAACGGAGTTGCGCGCCGCACTGGTTGGCGACGGCGGCACATTGCTGGCTTTCGCATCCGTGCCGACGCGCGCCAGGGACGGACCGGATGCAGTCATCGAACAGATCACGATGCTTGCCGAGAAAACCTGCTCGGAACGTCCCGACGCCAGGCCGCTTGGTATCGGCATCGGAGCACCCGGCCCGCTCGATCCGGTCGCGGGCATCCTTACAGCACCGCCGACGCTCTCGGGCTGGCGTGAAGTCCCCCTCGCGCGCCTTCTTCAGGACCGCTTGAACCTGCCTGTCCGGTTGGAGAATGATGCGAACGCCGCCGCTCTCGGCGAGTGGCGTTTCGGCGCCGGCCGCGGCGTGGCCTCGCTGGTGTTCGTCACCGTGTCCACCGGCATCGGCGGCGGGGTGATTTCCGATGGCCGGATCGTGCATGGGCGCCGCGGGCTCGCAGGCGAAATCGGCCATATGACCATCACAAGCGAGAGCGAACAATGTCTTTGCGGGGCGGTGGGCTGCTTCGAGGCGGTGGCTTCGGGCACGGCACTCGGCCGGCGCGCGACAGCACTGACAAAACCGGGTGACGGTTCGGTGCTACGAGCGCTGTCACACGATGGCGACGTGACGGGCCAACACGTCGTCGAGGCTGCGCGCGGGGGTGACGGAGCAGCCCTTGCGCTGATTGACAGGGAAGCCCGCTGGCTGGGTATCGGCTTTACCAATCTGCTCCATCTCTATTCGCCCGACATGATCGTCATGGGTGGTGGAATTTCCCACGGCTACGATCTGCTCCGCAAACCGATCGAGGCCACCATTCAGGAGCGGGCGATGCCCGCTTATCGCGATGTGCCGGTCGTGCCGGCGCAACTCGGAAAGCATGCTGGCTTGATCGGCGCCGCGAGTCTGATCTTTCTCAATTGA
- a CDS encoding class I SAM-dependent methyltransferase, producing the protein METVVDDAHAGAVSPELVVDALFACRKTAAIRAAIELDLFTHIGEGKTAALLASATSASERGVRILCDYLVVHGFLTKESGQYRMTPSTRMFLDRNSPAYMGSAVEFVAAPEVLDNFLRDPAAVVRNGGSAGLANMSADNPVWVKFARGMGSFTGMSAKILAGEISGWPRPPKKVLDIAAGPGVFGIEIAKAVPSAEIVAVDWAAVLQLSQQNAEQAGVADRYRTIAGSAFDVEWGTGYDLVLLPNFLHHFDLPTCAQLLRRIIASLAEDGRIVAVDFVPNEDGVSPPFPAAFSWEMLASTPAGQAYTQSELTEMARLAGLAGVMVKPMPPTPASLILFE; encoded by the coding sequence GTGGAAACAGTTGTTGACGACGCCCATGCTGGCGCAGTTTCGCCCGAACTCGTGGTCGATGCACTGTTTGCATGCCGAAAGACTGCAGCGATCAGGGCGGCCATCGAGCTCGATCTCTTTACTCATATCGGCGAGGGCAAAACGGCAGCATTGCTGGCGTCGGCGACAAGCGCTTCGGAGCGTGGGGTGCGCATCCTGTGCGACTACCTCGTGGTGCATGGTTTCCTGACGAAGGAGAGCGGACAATACCGAATGACGCCCTCGACCAGAATGTTCCTCGATCGCAATTCGCCGGCCTATATGGGCTCCGCCGTTGAGTTCGTAGCCGCTCCCGAAGTGCTGGATAATTTTCTGCGCGATCCGGCCGCTGTCGTGCGAAACGGCGGTTCGGCCGGGCTTGCGAACATGTCGGCGGACAACCCGGTCTGGGTGAAGTTTGCGCGGGGCATGGGCTCCTTTACGGGGATGAGCGCCAAAATACTGGCTGGCGAAATCTCCGGCTGGCCGAGGCCTCCCAAAAAGGTTTTGGACATTGCTGCAGGTCCAGGCGTTTTCGGGATCGAAATTGCGAAGGCCGTTCCATCGGCGGAGATCGTCGCCGTCGACTGGGCTGCCGTATTGCAACTGTCGCAGCAGAATGCGGAACAAGCCGGCGTGGCTGACAGGTACCGGACAATCGCCGGCAGTGCCTTCGATGTGGAGTGGGGCACGGGTTATGATCTCGTGCTGCTTCCGAATTTTCTGCACCACTTCGATTTGCCGACATGCGCCCAACTGTTACGAAGGATCATCGCGAGCCTTGCGGAGGATGGTCGGATCGTCGCTGTCGATTTCGTGCCGAACGAAGATGGCGTGTCGCCGCCTTTTCCCGCGGCCTTCTCCTGGGAGATGCTCGCCAGCACGCCGGCAGGTCAGGCTTATACGCAAAGTGAGCTGACTGAGATGGCAAGGCTGGCCGGCCTTGCCGGCGTCATGGTCAAACCGATGCCGCCAACTCCGGCAAGCCTCATTCTCTTTGAATAG